From Candidatus Methylomirabilota bacterium, one genomic window encodes:
- a CDS encoding decarboxylase: MAKTETEGKVQDFQEFFSAAEARLDRWRELSAVGRAWEASVSRGQPADSAHGDASRVLAELSALEDYWAYPGPRLMATMAEALKERNAAVFARLAGKISTALVTGTYRHDTKAWDPLEEADARVADVLPPDTQPGETHKPYFEVLIVTPNDPSRWERSRADLRRLRRPEDSFVYEVVQVGSFEDAAIGAIFNTNVQAVVIFDGFQFASRHDMPAMRDFLTRNLRVDPSSIEPGALATALAQRIKGYRPELDIYLLTDRAVEHLAGSPEVAPIRRMFHQVEELMEIHLSILDGVSDRYETPYFSNLKKYAQRPIGTFHALPIARGKSVFRSNWIRDMGQFYGTNLFLAESSATTGGLDSLLEPTGNIKKAQDLAARAFGAKRAYLATNGTSTSNKIVVQAVCRPGDIVIVDRNCHKSHHYGFVLAGAQPYYVEAYPLTQYSMYGAVPLKTIKAALLACKAEGTLSRVRAVDLTNCTFDGHMYNPVRVMEECLAIKPDLVFLWDEAWFGFARFNPLHRRRTAMGAAAILTARYRDPAYRERYKAFAAKHGKLDPNDRSLLDTHLLPDPDKVRIRVYQTNSTHKSMSALRQGSMILVWDEDFHHVEGPFQEAFLTHTSTSPNLQIIASLDVARRQMELEGYELTMKMTELALRLRREINTHPLISKYFHVATPEEMVPAEFRASGIRDYGPPTSSWRQAIEAWDGDEFALDPTRLTIICGSGGFDGTQFKGLLAERFDIQINKTSRNSILVQTNINNTRSDAALIIKVLADLSREIEQRLAQGGPPEQAAFAARVKSLMTDVPDLPNFSRFQDTFRDNPKGASNEGHVRPAFFMAYDEANCEFVKLASPDIDKRLKSGPEMVSANFVIPYPPGFPIMVPGQVITEETITFMRKLDVKEIHGYNASQGLKLLKPDALAARKKNGGNHA; the protein is encoded by the coding sequence ATGGCCAAGACGGAGACTGAAGGCAAGGTTCAGGACTTCCAGGAGTTCTTCTCCGCGGCGGAAGCACGGCTCGACCGTTGGCGCGAGCTGAGCGCGGTCGGGCGCGCGTGGGAGGCGTCGGTCTCGCGCGGTCAGCCCGCCGACTCCGCGCACGGTGATGCCTCGCGCGTGCTCGCCGAACTCTCCGCGCTCGAGGACTACTGGGCGTATCCGGGCCCGCGCCTCATGGCGACGATGGCGGAAGCGCTCAAAGAGCGGAACGCCGCGGTGTTCGCCCGGCTGGCGGGCAAGATCTCGACCGCCCTCGTCACCGGCACCTACCGCCACGACACCAAGGCCTGGGATCCACTGGAGGAGGCCGACGCGCGGGTCGCCGACGTGCTGCCGCCCGATACCCAGCCCGGCGAGACGCACAAGCCCTACTTCGAGGTCCTGATCGTCACTCCGAATGATCCCAGCCGCTGGGAGCGCTCGCGCGCCGATCTGCGCCGGCTGCGGCGGCCCGAGGACTCCTTCGTCTACGAGGTGGTCCAGGTGGGCAGCTTCGAGGACGCCGCTATCGGCGCGATCTTCAACACCAACGTGCAGGCCGTCGTGATCTTCGACGGCTTCCAGTTCGCCTCCCGCCACGACATGCCGGCCATGCGAGACTTCCTCACCCGCAACCTCCGCGTCGATCCCTCGAGCATCGAGCCCGGCGCCCTCGCGACCGCCCTCGCCCAGCGGATCAAGGGCTACCGCCCCGAGCTGGACATCTACCTCCTCACCGACCGGGCCGTCGAGCATCTCGCGGGCAGCCCGGAGGTCGCGCCCATCCGGCGCATGTTCCACCAGGTCGAAGAGCTGATGGAGATCCATCTCTCCATCCTCGATGGGGTCAGCGACCGCTACGAGACGCCGTACTTCTCGAACCTGAAGAAATACGCCCAGCGGCCCATCGGAACGTTCCACGCCCTGCCCATCGCGCGCGGGAAGTCCGTGTTCCGCTCGAACTGGATCCGCGACATGGGCCAGTTCTACGGGACGAATCTGTTCCTGGCCGAATCCTCCGCGACCACCGGCGGCCTCGACAGCCTGCTCGAACCCACCGGCAACATCAAGAAGGCGCAGGATCTCGCGGCGCGGGCCTTCGGGGCCAAGCGGGCCTATCTCGCGACCAACGGCACGTCGACCTCAAACAAGATCGTGGTCCAGGCCGTCTGCCGACCCGGTGACATCGTCATCGTCGACCGCAATTGCCACAAATCGCACCACTACGGCTTCGTGCTCGCGGGCGCCCAGCCGTACTACGTGGAGGCCTATCCACTCACCCAGTACTCGATGTACGGCGCGGTGCCGCTCAAGACCATCAAGGCCGCCCTTCTCGCCTGCAAGGCCGAGGGCACGCTCTCGCGGGTCCGGGCAGTGGATCTCACCAACTGCACGTTCGACGGCCACATGTACAACCCCGTGCGCGTGATGGAGGAGTGCCTTGCCATCAAGCCGGATCTCGTCTTCCTCTGGGACGAGGCCTGGTTCGGCTTCGCGCGCTTCAACCCGCTTCACCGCCGGCGCACCGCCATGGGCGCCGCGGCCATTCTCACCGCGCGGTACCGCGATCCCGCCTACCGCGAGCGCTACAAGGCGTTCGCCGCGAAGCATGGCAAGCTCGATCCCAACGATCGGTCGCTGCTCGACACGCACCTGCTCCCCGATCCGGACAAGGTGCGCATTCGCGTCTACCAGACGAACTCCACCCACAAGTCGATGTCGGCGCTCCGGCAGGGCTCGATGATCCTGGTGTGGGACGAGGACTTCCACCACGTGGAGGGTCCGTTCCAGGAGGCGTTCCTCACGCACACCTCCACCTCGCCGAACCTCCAGATCATCGCCTCCCTCGACGTGGCGCGGCGCCAGATGGAGCTGGAAGGGTACGAGCTCACCATGAAGATGACCGAGCTCGCCCTGCGTCTCCGCCGGGAGATCAACACGCATCCCCTCATCTCGAAGTACTTCCACGTGGCGACGCCGGAGGAGATGGTGCCGGCGGAGTTCCGCGCGTCCGGCATCCGGGACTACGGCCCGCCCACTTCCTCCTGGCGGCAGGCCATAGAGGCCTGGGACGGCGATGAGTTCGCCCTGGACCCCACGCGCCTCACGATCATCTGCGGCTCGGGCGGCTTCGACGGGACCCAGTTCAAGGGGCTGCTCGCCGAGCGGTTCGACATCCAGATCAACAAGACCTCGCGCAACAGCATCCTGGTCCAGACCAACATCAACAATACCCGGAGCGACGCCGCCCTCATCATCAAGGTGCTGGCAGATCTCTCGCGCGAGATTGAGCAGCGCCTCGCCCAGGGCGGCCCGCCGGAGCAGGCCGCCTTCGCGGCCCGCGTGAAGTCGCTCATGACCGACGTGCCTGACCTGCCGAACTTCAGCCGCTTCCAGGACACCTTCCGCGACAACCCCAAGGGGGCGAGCAACGAGGGCCACGTGCGCCCCGCGTTCTTCATGGCCTACGACGAGGCCAACTGCGAGTTCGTGAAGCTCGCCAGCCCGGACATCGACAAGCGGCTGAAGAGCGGGCCCGAGATGGTGTCCGCGAACTTCGTGATTCCCTACCCGCCGGGCTTCCCCATCATGGTGCCCGGCCAGGTGATCACCGAGGAAACCATCACGTTCATGCGCAAGCTCGACGTAAAGGAGATCCACGGGTACAACGCCTCGCAGGGTCTCAAGCTCCTCAAGCCGGACGCCCTCGCCGCGCGCAAGAAGAACGGAGGCAACCATGCTTGA